From the Homo sapiens chromosome 1, GRCh38.p14 Primary Assembly genome, one window contains:
- the XKR8 gene encoding XK-related protein 8, with product MPWSSRGALLRDLVLGVLGTAAFLLDLGTDLWAAVQYALGGRYLWAALVLALLGLASVALQLFSWLWLRADPAGLHGSQPPRRCLALLHLLQLGYLYRCVQELRQGLLVWQQEEPSEFDLAYADFLALDISMLRLFETFLETAPQLTLVLAIMLQSGRAEYYQWVGICTSFLGISWALLDYHRALRTCLPSKPLLGLGSSVIYFLWNLLLLWPRVLAVALFSALFPSYVALHFLGLWLVLLLWVWLQGTDFMPDPSSEWLYRVTVATILYFSWFNVAEGRTRGRAIIHFAFLLSDSILLVATWVTHSSWLPSGIPLQLWLPVGCGCFFLGLALRLVYYHWLHPSCCWKPDPDQVDGARSLLSPEGYQLPQNRRMTHLAQKFFPKAKDEAASPVKG from the exons ATGCCCTGGTCGTCCCGCGGCGCCCTCCTTCGGGACCTGGTCCTGGGCGTGCTGGGCACCGCCGCCTTCCTGCTCGACCTGGGCACCGACCTGTGGGCCGCCGTCCAGTATGCGCTCGGCGGCCGCTACCTGTGGGCGGCGCTGGTGCTGGCGCTGCTGGGCCTGGCCTCCGTGGCGCTGCAGCTCTTCAGCTGGCTCTGGCTGCGCGCTGACCCTGCCGGCCTGCACGGGTCGCAGCCCCCGCGCCGCTGCCTGGCGCTGCTGCATCTCCTGCAGCTGGGTTACCTGTACAG GTGCGTGCAGGAGCTGCGGCAGGGGCTGCTGGTGTGGCAGCAGGAGGAGCCCTCTGAGTTTGACTTGGCCTACGCCGACTTCCTCGCCCTGGACATCAGCATGCTGCGGCTCTTCGAGACCTTCTTGGAGACGGCACCACAGCTCACGCTGGTGCTGGCCATCATGCTGCAGAGTGGCCGGGCTGAGTACTACCAGT GGGTTGGCATCTGCACATCCTTCCTGGGCATCTCGTGGGCACTGCTCGACTACCACCGGGCCTTGCGCACCTGCCTCCCCTCCAAGCCGCTCCTGGGCCTGGGCTCCTCCGTGATCTACTTCCTGTGGAACCTGCTGCTGCTGTGGCCCCGAGTCCTGGCTGTGGCCCTGTTCTCAGCCCTCTTCCCCAGCTATGTGGCCCTGCACTTCCTGGGCCTGTGGCTGGTACTGCTGCTCTGGGTCTGGCTTCAGGGCACAGACTTCATGCCGGACCCCAGCTCCGAGTGGCTGTACCGGGTGACGGTGGCCACCATCCTCTATTTCTCCTGGTTCAACGTGGCTGAGGGCCGCACCCGAGGCCGGGCCATCATCCACTTCGCCTTCCTCCTGAGTGACAGCATTCTCCTGGTGGCCACCTGGGTGACTCATAGCTCCTGGCTGCCCAGCGGGATTCCACTGCAGCTGTGGCTGCCTGTGGGATGCGGCTGCTTCTTTCTGGGCCTGGCTCTGCGGCTTGTGTACTACCACTGGCTGCACCCTAGCTGCTGCTGGAAGCCCGACCCTGACCAGGTAGACGGGGCCCGGAGTCTGCTTTCTCCAGAGGGGTATCAGCTGCCTCAGAACAGGCGCATGACCCATTTAGCACAGAAGTTTTTCCCCAAGGCTAAGGATGAGGCTGCTTCGCCAGTGAAGGGATAG
- the XKR8 gene encoding XK-related protein 8 isoform X1: protein MRSAAATCGRRWCWRCWAWPPWRCSSSAGSGCALTLPACTGRSPRAAAWRCCISCSWVTCTGACRSCGRGCWCGSRRSPLSLTWPTPTSSPWTSACCGSSRPSWRRHHSSRWCWPSCCRVAGLSTTSVLGCWGIPSEQSLFSTLEEPRDKEIDNYCVMRLQTEARSGFWAPNRFPVNICRMTAVDGDRGGSSRETCRCHFHPSLEALVLLLQDWQPGGVGICTSFLGISWALLDYHRALRTCLPSKPLLGLGSSVIYFLWNLLLLWPRVLAVALFSALFPSYVALHFLGLWLVLLLWVWLQGTDFMPDPSSEWLYRVTVATILYFSWFNVAEGRTRGRAIIHFAFLLSDSILLVATWVTHSSWLPSGIPLQLWLPVGCGCFFLGLALRLVYYHWLHPSCCWKPDPDQVDGARSLLSPEGYQLPQNRRMTHLAQKFFPKAKDEAASPVKG, encoded by the exons ATGCGCTCGGCGGCCGCTACCTGTGGGCGGCGCTGGTGCTGGCGCTGCTGGGCCTGGCCTCCGTGGCGCTGCAGCTCTTCAGCTGGCTCTGGCTGCGCGCTGACCCTGCCGGCCTGCACGGGTCGCAGCCCCCGCGCCGCTGCCTGGCGCTGCTGCATCTCCTGCAGCTGGGTTACCTGTACAG GTGCGTGCAGGAGCTGCGGCAGGGGCTGCTGGTGTGGCAGCAGGAGGAGCCCTCTGAGTTTGACTTGGCCTACGCCGACTTCCTCGCCCTGGACATCAGCATGCTGCGGCTCTTCGAGACCTTCTTGGAGACGGCACCACAGCTCACGCTGGTGCTGGCCATCATGCTGCAGAGTGGCCGGGCTGAGTACTACCAGT gtactgggctGCTGGGGGATCCCAAGTGAGCAGAGTCTGTTTTCTACCCTCGAGGAGCCCAGAGATAAGGAAATAGATAATTACTGTGTGATGAGACTCCAGACAGAG GCTAGGAGTGGGTTCTGGGCGCCTAATAGGTTCCCAGTAAACATCTGTCGAATGACTGCGGTGGACGGGGACAGGGGAGGAAGCAGTCGGGAGACGTGCCGGTGCCACTTCCATCCCTCCCTGGAGGCCCTTGTGCTTCTGCTCCAGGATTGGCAACCAGGAG GGGTTGGCATCTGCACATCCTTCCTGGGCATCTCGTGGGCACTGCTCGACTACCACCGGGCCTTGCGCACCTGCCTCCCCTCCAAGCCGCTCCTGGGCCTGGGCTCCTCCGTGATCTACTTCCTGTGGAACCTGCTGCTGCTGTGGCCCCGAGTCCTGGCTGTGGCCCTGTTCTCAGCCCTCTTCCCCAGCTATGTGGCCCTGCACTTCCTGGGCCTGTGGCTGGTACTGCTGCTCTGGGTCTGGCTTCAGGGCACAGACTTCATGCCGGACCCCAGCTCCGAGTGGCTGTACCGGGTGACGGTGGCCACCATCCTCTATTTCTCCTGGTTCAACGTGGCTGAGGGCCGCACCCGAGGCCGGGCCATCATCCACTTCGCCTTCCTCCTGAGTGACAGCATTCTCCTGGTGGCCACCTGGGTGACTCATAGCTCCTGGCTGCCCAGCGGGATTCCACTGCAGCTGTGGCTGCCTGTGGGATGCGGCTGCTTCTTTCTGGGCCTGGCTCTGCGGCTTGTGTACTACCACTGGCTGCACCCTAGCTGCTGCTGGAAGCCCGACCCTGACCAGGTAGACGGGGCCCGGAGTCTGCTTTCTCCAGAGGGGTATCAGCTGCCTCAGAACAGGCGCATGACCCATTTAGCACAGAAGTTTTTCCCCAAGGCTAAGGATGAGGCTGCTTCGCCAGTGAAGGGATAG
- the XKR8 gene encoding XK-related protein 8 isoform X3, with the protein MRSAAATCGRRWCWRCWAWPPWRCSSSAGSGCALTLPACTGRSPRAAAWRCCISCSWVTCTGACRSCGRGCWCGSRRSPLSLTWPTPTSSPWTSACCGSSRPSWRRHHSSRWCWPSCCRVAGLSTTSVLGCWGIPSEQSLFSTLEEPRDKEIDNYCVMRLQTEGLASAHPSWASRGHCSTTTGPCAPASPPSRSWAWAPP; encoded by the exons ATGCGCTCGGCGGCCGCTACCTGTGGGCGGCGCTGGTGCTGGCGCTGCTGGGCCTGGCCTCCGTGGCGCTGCAGCTCTTCAGCTGGCTCTGGCTGCGCGCTGACCCTGCCGGCCTGCACGGGTCGCAGCCCCCGCGCCGCTGCCTGGCGCTGCTGCATCTCCTGCAGCTGGGTTACCTGTACAG GTGCGTGCAGGAGCTGCGGCAGGGGCTGCTGGTGTGGCAGCAGGAGGAGCCCTCTGAGTTTGACTTGGCCTACGCCGACTTCCTCGCCCTGGACATCAGCATGCTGCGGCTCTTCGAGACCTTCTTGGAGACGGCACCACAGCTCACGCTGGTGCTGGCCATCATGCTGCAGAGTGGCCGGGCTGAGTACTACCAGT gtactgggctGCTGGGGGATCCCAAGTGAGCAGAGTCTGTTTTCTACCCTCGAGGAGCCCAGAGATAAGGAAATAGATAATTACTGTGTGATGAGACTCCAGACAGAG GGGTTGGCATCTGCACATCCTTCCTGGGCATCTCGTGGGCACTGCTCGACTACCACCGGGCCTTGCGCACCTGCCTCCCCTCCAAGCCGCTCCTGGGCCTGGGCTCCTCCGTGA
- the XKR8 gene encoding XK-related protein 8 isoform X2, which translates to MRSAAATCGRRWCWRCWAWPPWRCSSSAGSGCALTLPACTGRSPRAAAWRCCISCSWVTCTGACRSCGRGCWCGSRRSPLSLTWPTPTSSPWTSACCGSSRPSWRRHHSSRWCWPSCCRVAGLSTTSARSGFWAPNRFPVNICRMTAVDGDRGGSSRETCRCHFHPSLEALVLLLQDWQPGGVGICTSFLGISWALLDYHRALRTCLPSKPLLGLGSSVIYFLWNLLLLWPRVLAVALFSALFPSYVALHFLGLWLVLLLWVWLQGTDFMPDPSSEWLYRVTVATILYFSWFNVAEGRTRGRAIIHFAFLLSDSILLVATWVTHSSWLPSGIPLQLWLPVGCGCFFLGLALRLVYYHWLHPSCCWKPDPDQVDGARSLLSPEGYQLPQNRRMTHLAQKFFPKAKDEAASPVKG; encoded by the exons ATGCGCTCGGCGGCCGCTACCTGTGGGCGGCGCTGGTGCTGGCGCTGCTGGGCCTGGCCTCCGTGGCGCTGCAGCTCTTCAGCTGGCTCTGGCTGCGCGCTGACCCTGCCGGCCTGCACGGGTCGCAGCCCCCGCGCCGCTGCCTGGCGCTGCTGCATCTCCTGCAGCTGGGTTACCTGTACAG GTGCGTGCAGGAGCTGCGGCAGGGGCTGCTGGTGTGGCAGCAGGAGGAGCCCTCTGAGTTTGACTTGGCCTACGCCGACTTCCTCGCCCTGGACATCAGCATGCTGCGGCTCTTCGAGACCTTCTTGGAGACGGCACCACAGCTCACGCTGGTGCTGGCCATCATGCTGCAGAGTGGCCGGGCTGAGTACTACCAGT GCTAGGAGTGGGTTCTGGGCGCCTAATAGGTTCCCAGTAAACATCTGTCGAATGACTGCGGTGGACGGGGACAGGGGAGGAAGCAGTCGGGAGACGTGCCGGTGCCACTTCCATCCCTCCCTGGAGGCCCTTGTGCTTCTGCTCCAGGATTGGCAACCAGGAG GGGTTGGCATCTGCACATCCTTCCTGGGCATCTCGTGGGCACTGCTCGACTACCACCGGGCCTTGCGCACCTGCCTCCCCTCCAAGCCGCTCCTGGGCCTGGGCTCCTCCGTGATCTACTTCCTGTGGAACCTGCTGCTGCTGTGGCCCCGAGTCCTGGCTGTGGCCCTGTTCTCAGCCCTCTTCCCCAGCTATGTGGCCCTGCACTTCCTGGGCCTGTGGCTGGTACTGCTGCTCTGGGTCTGGCTTCAGGGCACAGACTTCATGCCGGACCCCAGCTCCGAGTGGCTGTACCGGGTGACGGTGGCCACCATCCTCTATTTCTCCTGGTTCAACGTGGCTGAGGGCCGCACCCGAGGCCGGGCCATCATCCACTTCGCCTTCCTCCTGAGTGACAGCATTCTCCTGGTGGCCACCTGGGTGACTCATAGCTCCTGGCTGCCCAGCGGGATTCCACTGCAGCTGTGGCTGCCTGTGGGATGCGGCTGCTTCTTTCTGGGCCTGGCTCTGCGGCTTGTGTACTACCACTGGCTGCACCCTAGCTGCTGCTGGAAGCCCGACCCTGACCAGGTAGACGGGGCCCGGAGTCTGCTTTCTCCAGAGGGGTATCAGCTGCCTCAGAACAGGCGCATGACCCATTTAGCACAGAAGTTTTTCCCCAAGGCTAAGGATGAGGCTGCTTCGCCAGTGAAGGGATAG